The region GAACGCCAATCCCGACCTGGGAACGGCGGGTGAGCCGGGCGGGAACACGTTTGCCGCGGGGGGCGGACCATGCGTGTATTCGGAGTCGGTGGCGATGGTCAGCGCGCTGGGCAACACCTGGCCGAATATGCCCCCTGTCTGCGGGACGGATATCGAGGTGTCAGGTGCCGGAAGCGTGGCGTTCGGGCCGGGGGCTGCGGACACATGCGAGGCGCCAAAATAACGCGCGTGGATTGAGTGCATCGGTGCAGGCCGCGAGCAGCGCGGGCGCCGTGGCTGGATCGACGGCCGGGGATTAGACCTCGAGCAGACCGGTCGGCCCCATCAGTTCGACGAATGAACGAAGGAGCCGCTCATCGTAGGCGCCCTTGAGAGAGAACAGGATCTTCATGGCCGGGAAGGTATCCATGGCGCGCTGATATACTCTCTCGGTCGTCATCGCGTCGAAGGAATCGGTGATGGCGACGATCTTGGAGTACAGGTGCATCTCGCCCAGCGACAGCCCATGGGGATAGCCGCGGCGATCGCCGCGTTCATGGTGCTGCAGGACGGGATAATATGACGCATCGGACATCATATCCGACTCGGACAGGATTTCCACGCCCCACTGCGGGTGTTTTTTCATTATTTCGAATTCGATCGGATTCAGGGTCGACCGCTTATTGAGTATTCGGTCGGATATCTTGGACTTGCCGATATCGTGCAGCAGCGAGCCCATGCCGAGTTCGTTCAAGAACTCCTCGTCCTTGAAGCCGAGTTGCTGGGCCAGGGCGATCGAAAACGTGCAGACGTTGACCGAATGGGTGTACGTGTAGTAGTCGAACGACGTGATTCTCAGCAGATTGAGAAAGGCGTCGCGACCCTTGAGAATGTACTCGACCGTATGGGTAACGAGGTCTTTTGATCGGCGAACGTTTTCCCCGTAGGTCGGGTTGGACAGAACTTCCTTGACCAGATTGGTCGAGGTATCGTACAGGATACCGGCTTTTTTGTCTTCCTGCACCGAGGGATCGCGGAGGATCTTCTCGAGGTTCTGCTCGATGTAGTGCTGGTAGTTGCTTCGATTGGCGCTGGTTATGAAGAGTCGGTCGACGCGGTTTTCGAGCAGGTTACGTCGGGTCCGCTCGGTGAAGGGCAGGTTGGCGGACCGGTACAGGACGAGGCGGTTGTTCACCAGCAGGTACAGGTCAAAATCGAGGACCGAATCGACCCGGAGCGAGTCCAGGTAGATCGGCATGAATTTCTGTTCGGTGCGGTTTTTGATAGCCGTTGATGCCATGTCGTATCCCCGATAACCGTCTCGCGGGTATCGTTCACTGTATCGGCAGAACAGGCGCAAAGGCTTAAAAAAACTCCCGCCCGGGCGACGGGCGGGAGACGCGGACTGCGTTCGGAGCCGTGGGAGGGGGGCTTTTTTCAGGCTCCCAGATTCTTGACCGACTTGATGACCGACTGGAGGGAAGTCGTTATATCTGAAAGCATCTGGGAATATCGTTTCAGTAGTTCCGAGTATTGCCAGCGCATCCGGAAGGCCTCTTCCGGAAAGTCGAAGAGTTCCAGCAGGGTCGCCTTGTATATCTCGTCGATGTACCGAATGACGTCGAAAGGATAGTCGCCCAGGTCGGCATCATGTACCTCTCCCCTGCCGATGCGCTCTTTGTACACCTCGACTTTTTCCAGCATAACCGTGCCGAAGCACCAGGGGGTCATGATGACGCCGAAATTGGAGCCATCCGTATAGAAGCGCCGGATCGATTTGAGCAGCTGGTCGATAATGGCGAGTCGGGCGCGGTAATAGGCCATGGTTTCGCCCTGAGCGGGAGTGGTCCCGAAGATTTTGGCCTGAATGATATCGCGTTCGGCCAGCGCCCGGTTGTACGTGTTCTCCAGAAACTGGTAGAAGTCTTCGAAGTAGACTTTCGCGTTTTCGGACAGCGACATGATATAGTGCCCGTACTCGTCGTGGCGGACTCTCGGCTCGGTACCGGTGCCCAGCCGTTCCTGCGAGAACCCTCGGTGATATTTGGCTTCCAACATTCCTGCCACTCCTGTCAGTTTGCTATCGCTGCAGGGTCCAACTGCATACGCTGTGCCGTGACGGACAGCAGCGGCGTTCGACACCGGGGTAATTGGCTAAGACGCGATTGGACAACAACTTAAGCCGAGACAACCAGCTTGTGCGGGCCCGGCGACTGACCGCCGAAATGCGCAAGCAAATGCGCCCGTCGGCAGATTCATCGCAGGGTAGCTCATGATCGTAAGACGGCTGCGGATCCCGGACCAGCGACTATAAAGTCGCCTTTGGGCAAAAGAAAACGGGCGCCCGAGTCAGGGGCGCCCGCTTCTTTAATGATGATGGCTTGCAGTCAGCTTGATCACCAAACCCAGTCGGCGATAAACACGTTGGTCTCTCCGGGAGTGCTGTTGTCGCGGTTGGAGGCAAACACCAGTTTCGTGCCATCGTGGGAGAACATTGGAAACCCATCGAACGTGTCGTTGTAGGTGACCTGCTCTATTTCGCGGGTGTCCAGGTTGATGAGGAACAGGTCGAACTCGCGACCGCTCTCGGAATGAACGTTGGAGCAGAAAATCACGTGTTTCTGATCGGGATGAAAATACGGGGCGAAATTGGCGGCCCCGTTATCGGTCAGCTGAATCGGCTGCCGTTCTTCGAGGTTCATGATGTATATCTCGAGCTTGCTTGGCCGGATCAGGCCATCCGCCAGAAGCGCCTTGTAATCTTCCAACTCTTCCCCGTCCGGCCGGGAGGCGCGCCAGACAATCCATTTCCCGTCGTACGAGAAAAACGCGCCCCCGTCGTAGCCCGGCATATCGGTAATCTGCTCGACACCGGAACCATCGGGATTCATCGTATATAACTCCAGGTCACCGGAACGCACCGAGGTAAACAGAATCTTGTCTCCCTGCGGCGAATAGACTGCTTCGGCGTCGTAACCCGGGGTATCGGTCAGCCGGACAAGATTGGAGCCGTCCGAGTCGGCCTTGAAAATGTCGTAGGTATCATAGAGCGGCCAGACATAGCCTCGCGACATATCCGGTTTGGGAGGGCACTCGTCGCCACCCAGATGAGTCGAGGCGTAGATGATTGAATTGCCGTCGGGTGAAATGAATGAGCATGTCGTGACCCCCTTGCCGGTCGAGACCATGCGCTTGTTGGAGCCATCGACATTCATCCGAAAGATCTGGTCGCACTGCATGGTGTCGACCATCGCCTGGAAAATCAGTTCGTCGGCGTTGTAACTGAAGTACGCTTCGGCATTCTGGCCGCCGAACGTCAACTGCCGGACATTCGTTAGGTGTTTCTCGCCTTCAAATATAGTTGCCATGACAGGTGTGGCGGCGGGGGTGTCCGCTTTTTTCGCCTGTTCGGCTTTTTGGCTGCAGCCTGTGACGAGCAGCAGAATAATCGCAAGAACATACGTGTTGTACAAAGTGCTTATTCTCCTCATTCTGATTTTCAGACATAAGCCGCTTGGTCTCACAATCGGATTATAGTAATTTCTTATTCGAGGTCAACTCGAATCCATCGTGCGGAATCAAGGGGTAGGAACGATATGAAAGATGATATTCTCACCTATCGTCAGATGTGTGACTCTGAACAGGTGCAGACCCTGCAGCGGGGCATGAACTTCCGGCTGAATCCTGCTTACAGTGTAATTCTGATGTCGCAGCGCAACAATGCTCCATATAGAGACGAGATTCTGCCAGATGGGATTACAATAATCTATGAAGGACATGATACACCGAAAACGCCTGATGAACCAAGTCCGAAATCCGTAGACCAGCCCCAATTCACCAAGAACGGAGGGCTAACCCAGAATGGTCGATTCGTCGAAGCAGTACAGCGTTTCAGGAGTGGCGAACCAGCCGAGATTGTAAAAGTCTACGAAAAAGTACTCTCGGGCGTGTGGTCTTTCAAGGGTCTATTTGAATTGATAGACTATCAGTTTGTGAGTGATGGAATTCGTAATGTATTCAAGTTCAGATTGGTCCTTTGTGATCGAGTACCAGAGAACAGGGAGCGTGACTTGCCGGTGAGGAGCAGGATTATTCCATCAAATGTAAAGATGGAGGTCTGGAAGCGCGACGGAGGAAAGTGTGTCATATGTGGAGCGACGGACGAATTGCATTTTGATCACGAAATACCCTTTTCGAAAGGCGGTACGAGTATTACAGCGGCGAACGTGCGCATTCTTTGTGCCCGCCACAATCTCAAGAAGAGCAGTCGCATAGAATAGCGATAGTCGAGATTTGGAGAATGTTAACTGAATACCTGGCAGTCGGTAAAGTAATCGGCTTACATGGCACATATCCCGCCAATTTGAACTCAGCAAGGTGCGGTAGTAGGGTTAAATATCGTCGACCAGAGGGAAGTCGCTCTATCGGATCTCGGATAGCCCTGCTGTGATGAATCCGAGTGAATCCTTGAATCTCCGCCCCTTTATCCGCCTCAACATCGTCACCACCACCCTTATCCTACTGCTTAGGATCCGCATACAAGATCGCATCTGGAAGTTCTACCCATCTGCTTCGGTCACAAGGTATGTCTCGGCGGATGAAGCATCACCGGTCAAAGGCGGGGCTGTAGCCGAGCAACCGACGGATATAGGCAAGTTGCCCGAGATGAACGGCTTCGTGTGTCAGCAGGAACGCAATGGTCCCACGGAGATTTTTCTCCTGCCCGGGCCCTTCGAACGGAGCCGCACTCAACAGGAGTTCCTCGGTGGCGCGTTCCAGCAGGGCCGGAAGGCGGTCGGCAATTGCTTTCCACTCTACGAGTATTTCGGAGAGCACGGGATACGCGCTGTTCTCGAGAACAGGCTTACCCTGGTCGTAGATATCTCCCCAGGGCGTCTCCATCTGCTCGCCCAGCATGCGCACGATGGCAAAGCGAATCGAGGTGATATGACCGACGATGAAATTGATCGAGTTCGCCTTGTTCACCGGCCGTACGAATTGATCTTCCTCCTGCACGCCTTTGATCGTCATTTCGAGAATCCGGTGGTGCAGGGCGTACAGATCGGCCATGCTTTTGATGCTGGGATGCATAATTTCCTCCTGGGTTTGATCACGTGAAGTACAGCCTAAACGTCACAACAGTCGAGCAGGTTCCTATATTGCCTTGCTCAGGACGCCGCGCAGGTAGCCGAGTCGCTGGAGGTGGTTTATCTGACCGAGGTCAAGGGTGATTCGCGGGTGACCAAGCATGGAGAACTCCATCGGCTGGTCGGTAGCCTTGCGCAGGGACTCGACCTCGGCGCGACTGAGTCGGTGCTGCTCTTCATAGAACAAGTTGACCCGTCCGGCGCGCATGGTCACTTTTTCGAGTCCCATCATGGACGCGCAGATCTTGACGCCTGCGGCATCGAAGAGGTTCACCGCCGACGGTGGTAGTTTGCCGAAGCGGTCGGTGATTTCATCGCGAAGACGCTCGAGTTCGTCGAGGTTGCGGCAATCCGCGACCCGTCGATAAATATCGACTTTCTGCTGGTTGTCATTGACGTAGTTCCCGGGGAGGAAGAGCTCGACATCGAGTTCAATGCGGGTTTCGGGGAGGCGCTGCAGAGGTTGTCCGCGGAGCTCGGCGACCGCTTCTTCGAGCAGTCGGTTGTACAGGTCGTATCCGACCTCTTCGATGAATCCCGACTGTCGTGCCCCGAGAATAGTCCCGGCGCCGCGGATTTCCAGATCGCGCATGGCCAGGGCGAATCCGGCGCCGAGATCCGAGTGCGCCTCGAGCGCACGAAGCCGCTTGATGGCGTCGGCGTTCATCAACCGTGTCGGCGGTGTCATCAGGTATGCATAGGCGCGCCGCGATGATCGTCCTACCCGGCCCCGTATCTGGTACAGTTGCGCCAGTCCAAAGCGGTCGGCGCGGTTTATGATAATCGTATTGGCTGAGGGGATGTCGAGACCTGACTCGATGATGGACGTACAGATCAGCACGTCATATCGCTTAGCCATAAACCCGAGCATGATACCCTCGAGCGATTTCTCGTGCATCTGGCCGTGAGCGACGGCAAACTGGACCTGGGGCAGCAGTTTTTTGAGATAGCGGTGCATCGCTTCGATCGTCTGGACCCGATTGTGAACGAAAAACACCTGTCCCCCCCGGTCGATTTCGCGGAGGATACCGGTGGCAATGACGGCCGGGTCGAATTCGACAATCTCCGTGATGATCGGCAGGCGGTCTTTGGGCGAGGTATTGATGATCGACATATCCCTCGCTCCCATCAAAGACATCTGCAGTGTGCGCGGGATCGGGGTGGCCGTCATGGCAATCGTGTCAACACTCGCCTTGAGCCGTCGCAGCTTTTCTTTGTGCCGAACACCGAATCGGTGCTCTTCATCGATGATCAGCAGCCCCAGATCCCTGAAATGAACGTCGGCCGACAGCAGTCGGTGAGTGCCGATGACGAGATCAACGGTCCCGGCAGCGAGACCATCGACTGTTGCAAGCTGCTCGGCGCGGGTGCGAAAGCGCGAAAGGACTTCGGTGCGTACCGGGAACTCGGCCAGACGTTCGCGAAAGGTCGCGTAATGCTGTTGGGCGAGAATAGTCGTGGGTACCAGCACGGCAACCTGTTTGCCGGCATCGACGGCTTTGAATGCCGCCCGGACGGCGACTTCGGTCTTTCCGTAGCCGACATCGCCGCAAATCAGGCGGTCGGTCGGCTGATCTTTTTCCATGTCGCGTTTGACGTCGGCGATCGCCCTTGTCTGGTCACGTGTTTCCTCGAACGGGAACGACGCCTCGAGTTGTTTGAGCCAGGTGGTATCGGGACCGAATGCGAACCCGGGCTGTGACTTTCGCTCGGCGTACAGCTTAATGAGGTCGGCGGCCATATCGGCGACCGCCTTTTTGGTCCGGGCTTTCAGTTTATCCCAACCCGGCCCGCCGAGTCGTGTCAGCGCCGGTGCGCTGTCCTTTCCCGCGTATTTTGACACACGGTTGAATTCCTCGATCGGGACGTACAGCTTGTCCTGTTCCGCGTACTGCAGCAGCAGGCAATCCCGGTTCCGACCATCCACTGTCAGCGTTTCCAGTTTGATATAACGGGCGATGCCGTGATCGGTGTGAACGACATAATCACCGTGGTTCAGGGACGAATAGTCGGCGATCGCCACGCCTTCTTTGAACTTTTTGCGACGGACGCGGCGGTGATAGCGACTGAAAATCTGGTGGTCGGTAAGGATTGCATAACCGTCGCTCGGGCAGACAAACCCGCCTTTGAGGTCAGCGACTTCGATCGGGGGACGGGTATCGAGCTTGGCTTTCTCGGCGATCAACTCGTCGAGCCGGGCGGCCTGTCCCTCGGAATCGGTGGCGATGAAATAGGTGATGCCGGCCGATTCGTACTCACGGATGGTCTCACCGAGCAGGTCCAACCGGGAGCCGAGCGCCGGATGCTCGCGGCAGTCGAAGCTGACAATCTCGCCGCGTCCCCCCTTGAAGGGAACGCGGTCAATCTGTCGAAATTGATCGAGGCGGTCAAACAGCAGACTCCGCGTCACATAATACTGGTCCGGATCGGGGAGCCGCTGCAGACGGCCGGCGAGGCGCTCACGCAGCGAGCCTGCCTCTGCAAGGATGGAGTCAGCTTCCTCGCCGATTGTTCCGTGGCCGTCGAAGATCACCACCGTATCCCGGGGGAGATAGTCGGACAAGCGCCCTTGCGGGATGCCGAAAAGCAGGGCCAGCCATTCCAGTCCGGGCAGTTCGGGATCATTGACGTAGCGTCGACGGATATAATCCCCGTCGTCTTCGGGCATCTCGGCGAGATACTGCTCGAGGGTCTCCTGCGTGATGGGGATTTCACGTCGAGGCAGGAGGGTGATGCGCTTTTGAGAATCGACAGTGCGCTGGGTGCCGACGTCAAAATGTCGAATGGTTTCGATCTCGTCGCCGAAAAACTCTATTCTGACAGGCGCCTCGGCGCCGGGAGTGAAAAAATCCACCAACCCACCGCGACGTGCGAAATCGCCGACTTCTTCAACCAGGGGTACACGATGAAACCCCAGCGATACCAGCTTGTCGACCAGGCTATCGATGTCCTGCTCGTCGCCAGCCTTCAGGTCAATCATCGCCGAGGCAAGGTTCTCCGGCGGGATAGTCGGTTCCATCAGGGCTCGAACAGGCGTGACGACGACATCGAGATCGCCCGCGCGCAAAGCGGCCAGCGTGGAAATACGTTTTCCCATAATCTCGCCGACGGGCGCGCGGAAGTCGTAGGGAAGAATCTGCCGCGAGGGGTAATGTCCGACCCGTTCGGGTCCGAGGAGAAACAGCAGATCCTCATACAGGTCACCGGCCTCTTCGGAGCGCTGCGTGACGACCAGAATCGGTGATTTCCCTGTGGCGGCAAGCGAGCGGATCAGCACCGCCGTGGACGACCCGGCGAGCCCGGTGACGACACAGGGAATCCCCGGCTGTGATTGCTCGAGCATGTGTGACAGCCGAACGAAGGGTCGGCCGGACATAAAGCGTTCGAATACGTACTCGAGTCGGGTACGCGAAGCGGCGCGGGTTTCCATTCGATCGTTCATTGTTCTCCGTTACTGCGCCAACACAAAAACCCCCGGCAAGCTTCTTACCGGGGTCTGTACTGGTATGCGGCCAGCAGTATACATATTTCGGTCGAATTCGACAAGTTTTTTGCGGGACGTATCGGTGCGTATAATATGGACTATAGAACACTACGTTGCGTCCGCCGGACGGGATCCCGGC is a window of Candidatus Zixiibacteriota bacterium DNA encoding:
- a CDS encoding HD-GYP domain-containing protein; protein product: MASTAIKNRTEQKFMPIYLDSLRVDSVLDFDLYLLVNNRLVLYRSANLPFTERTRRNLLENRVDRLFITSANRSNYQHYIEQNLEKILRDPSVQEDKKAGILYDTSTNLVKEVLSNPTYGENVRRSKDLVTHTVEYILKGRDAFLNLLRITSFDYYTYTHSVNVCTFSIALAQQLGFKDEEFLNELGMGSLLHDIGKSKISDRILNKRSTLNPIEFEIMKKHPQWGVEILSESDMMSDASYYPVLQHHERGDRRGYPHGLSLGEMHLYSKIVAITDSFDAMTTERVYQRAMDTFPAMKILFSLKGAYDERLLRSFVELMGPTGLLEV
- a CDS encoding HNH endonuclease, coding for MKDDILTYRQMCDSEQVQTLQRGMNFRLNPAYSVILMSQRNNAPYRDEILPDGITIIYEGHDTPKTPDEPSPKSVDQPQFTKNGGLTQNGRFVEAVQRFRSGEPAEIVKVYEKVLSGVWSFKGLFELIDYQFVSDGIRNVFKFRLVLCDRVPENRERDLPVRSRIIPSNVKMEVWKRDGGKCVICGATDELHFDHEIPFSKGGTSITAANVRILCARHNLKKSSRIE
- a CDS encoding DinB family protein: MHPSIKSMADLYALHHRILEMTIKGVQEEDQFVRPVNKANSINFIVGHITSIRFAIVRMLGEQMETPWGDIYDQGKPVLENSAYPVLSEILVEWKAIADRLPALLERATEELLLSAAPFEGPGQEKNLRGTIAFLLTHEAVHLGQLAYIRRLLGYSPAFDR
- the mfd gene encoding transcription-repair coupling factor, which produces MNDRMETRAASRTRLEYVFERFMSGRPFVRLSHMLEQSQPGIPCVVTGLAGSSTAVLIRSLAATGKSPILVVTQRSEEAGDLYEDLLFLLGPERVGHYPSRQILPYDFRAPVGEIMGKRISTLAALRAGDLDVVVTPVRALMEPTIPPENLASAMIDLKAGDEQDIDSLVDKLVSLGFHRVPLVEEVGDFARRGGLVDFFTPGAEAPVRIEFFGDEIETIRHFDVGTQRTVDSQKRITLLPRREIPITQETLEQYLAEMPEDDGDYIRRRYVNDPELPGLEWLALLFGIPQGRLSDYLPRDTVVIFDGHGTIGEEADSILAEAGSLRERLAGRLQRLPDPDQYYVTRSLLFDRLDQFRQIDRVPFKGGRGEIVSFDCREHPALGSRLDLLGETIREYESAGITYFIATDSEGQAARLDELIAEKAKLDTRPPIEVADLKGGFVCPSDGYAILTDHQIFSRYHRRVRRKKFKEGVAIADYSSLNHGDYVVHTDHGIARYIKLETLTVDGRNRDCLLLQYAEQDKLYVPIEEFNRVSKYAGKDSAPALTRLGGPGWDKLKARTKKAVADMAADLIKLYAERKSQPGFAFGPDTTWLKQLEASFPFEETRDQTRAIADVKRDMEKDQPTDRLICGDVGYGKTEVAVRAAFKAVDAGKQVAVLVPTTILAQQHYATFRERLAEFPVRTEVLSRFRTRAEQLATVDGLAAGTVDLVIGTHRLLSADVHFRDLGLLIIDEEHRFGVRHKEKLRRLKASVDTIAMTATPIPRTLQMSLMGARDMSIINTSPKDRLPIITEIVEFDPAVIATGILREIDRGGQVFFVHNRVQTIEAMHRYLKKLLPQVQFAVAHGQMHEKSLEGIMLGFMAKRYDVLICTSIIESGLDIPSANTIIINRADRFGLAQLYQIRGRVGRSSRRAYAYLMTPPTRLMNADAIKRLRALEAHSDLGAGFALAMRDLEIRGAGTILGARQSGFIEEVGYDLYNRLLEEAVAELRGQPLQRLPETRIELDVELFLPGNYVNDNQQKVDIYRRVADCRNLDELERLRDEITDRFGKLPPSAVNLFDAAGVKICASMMGLEKVTMRAGRVNLFYEEQHRLSRAEVESLRKATDQPMEFSMLGHPRITLDLGQINHLQRLGYLRGVLSKAI